One genomic window of Solanum dulcamara chromosome 10, daSolDulc1.2, whole genome shotgun sequence includes the following:
- the LOC129869956 gene encoding uncharacterized protein LOC129869956: MKFKKPITVSFWCRGDKASDALPYSQQGNSVGFPSRYDTSQNGWQVLLAYDACIRLCLNAWARGCVEAPEFLRDECQMLRSAFCLQKLLLQPRCMQTTERIHKTNGQTLPLKVRKLVGKVRVEVRKLRIVPKRKLKSTNSMRGAISMHAGADYVRHVSSLVKNGISSLKIHSSLLTCEG; this comes from the exons ATGAAGTTCAAGAAACCAATTACAGTTTCATTTTGGTGCAGGGGAGATAAGGCAAGTGATGCACTTCCCTATTCCCAGCAAGGGAATTCGGTGGGATTTCCAAGCCGTTATGATACCAG TCAAAACGGATGGCAAGTTCTCCTGGCTTATGATGCTTGCATCCGTCTATGCCTAAATGCTTGGGCAAGAGGATGTGTTGAGGCACCTGAGTTTTTACGCGATGAATGCCAGATGCTTCGAAGTGCTTTCTG CTTGCAGAAACTGTTGTTGCAACCTCGATGCATGCAGACAACAGAAAGGATTCATAAGACCAATGGACAAACATTACCCTTAAAAGTGAGAAAGTTAGTCGGTAAGGTTCGTGTGGAAG TAAGAAAGTTAAGAATTGTACCAAAGAGGAAGCTTAAGAGCACCAACTCAATGCGAGGTGCAATTAGCATGCATGCAGGAGCAGATTATGTCCGACATGTTTCATCACTGGTGAAAAATGGAATCAGCTCTCTTAAAATTCATTCATCTCTGTTGACATGTGAAGGTTAG